A single region of the Brachypodium distachyon strain Bd21 chromosome 3, Brachypodium_distachyon_v3.0, whole genome shotgun sequence genome encodes:
- the LOC100826780 gene encoding uncharacterized protein At2g27730, mitochondrial, with protein MAMRCALTSLPARLRSAAAPAAVRAFSDGKGRVLSEEERAKESVYIQKMERERLEKLKKKQEQEKADAEKAGKKPEEGSK; from the exons ATGGCGATGCGATGCGCGCTGACCTCCCTCCCCGCGCGCCTCcggtccgcggcggcgcccgcggccgTGCGCGCCTTCAGCGACGGCAAGGGCCGCGTGCtcagcgaggaggagcgcgccAAGGAGAGCGTCTACATCCAG AagatggagagggagaggctggagaagctcaagaagaagcaggagcaggagaaggCCGACGCCGAGAAGGCCGGCAAG AAGCCCGAGGAGGGATCCAAGTAA